TGATTTACTACCGATTTCGAACGGATTCGCAGACGGTGGAAATCTACGCCGTCATGCACACCAGCCGGAAGCCGGATTACTGGCGGAATAGGAATGGGCCGGCAGGCGGGTGAAGATCCGGGAGGTTCTTTCCTCACCGGCACCGATGGGAACCGGGAGTTCCTGACGTGGCTGGGGTAGGTCGGGAGAGCTTGCGTGAAGGGCTTCCGGTGGGGTAGGGTGTCGGGATGATGCTCGCGAAGCTTTTCGTCTGTCTGGTGGTGCTTGTCCCGGGGACCGGTCTCGCTTGCCTGAACAAAGGAGGCGGTGGCACGACGATTGACGGGCGGTCAGGTCATGGTCATCGGCATGTGGTCACGGTGCTAGAGCGTGCCCGATCCGAGACGGCCGAGGAGAGAATGAAGCAGATCGACCGGCGCTCCCATTCTGGCGTTGAAGATGAGCCTTTCGCGGCTGAAGAATCGAAAGGGGTCGAATCAGTCATCGAAGGCCGCTATCAGGAAGCACTCGCGATTTTCCAGAAGATCGAGTCGGAGCATCCGGGGCACTACAATACCGCGGCAAATCTGGGGACGACTTACGAACTGCTGGGGGAGAACGAAGAGGCCTTGAAGTGGATCGGCGAGGGTGTCCGGCGCAATCCGGAAGCCCACGGCGGCACCGAGTGGCTGCATCTGGCGATACTGGAGGCGAAGGTGAAGCTAAAGAAGGATCCCGCCTATCTGACCCACTCTCACATCATCGATGTGCCTGAGAACCTCAGGGGAGATTCCAAGATCGAGGTGCAGGGGAAGAGCTACCCGCTATTCCAGGTCTTCAATGCCTTGGAATATCAGCTTCATGAGCGCCTTTATTTCGTTCGGACACCGGACCCGGTGGTGGCGGATCTGTTGTTCTCCTTCAGCCAGCTCGAGGCGAGGATCTTCACCTTGGAATCCGCTGTAGGGATGCTGGAGATGGCAAGGTCTTACGGGTATCCGGATGCGGAGGCACTGGATGCGAAGATCGAGGAATACCAGTCGGTGATGATGTTCCGGAAGATCAAGGTCGCGGCATGGATCGCCGCGGCGGTGCTTGGCTTCGTA
This genomic window from Luteolibacter flavescens contains:
- a CDS encoding tetratricopeptide repeat protein, which produces MKQIDRRSHSGVEDEPFAAEESKGVESVIEGRYQEALAIFQKIESEHPGHYNTAANLGTTYELLGENEEALKWIGEGVRRNPEAHGGTEWLHLAILEAKVKLKKDPAYLTHSHIIDVPENLRGDSKIEVQGKSYPLFQVFNALEYQLHERLYFVRTPDPVVADLLFSFSQLEARIFTLESAVGMLEMARSYGYPDAEALDAKIEEYQSVMMFRKIKVAAWIAAAVLGFVSFLVFAYRKKWFFLSGEAYRRHLEEKERLRNEDSMSGAGLA